Proteins encoded within one genomic window of Triticum aestivum cultivar Chinese Spring chromosome 2D, IWGSC CS RefSeq v2.1, whole genome shotgun sequence:
- the LOC123053342 gene encoding ATP-dependent DNA helicase Q-like 4A yields MQGSNKLNSGSSCNDKPPKVNWPHHANAIQSSLSKDDFLSSSFLFSLPTQRANPEANCNTMLSLRSAACKIQGPERLQVPWIEKAWRSVCNTQVTCKNYLRPGLSAKVKDCGRDFSPIYATNSSYNANKSDNVPKSTIPSQESLHHRTESGVLEQNNSHRLASTCTTVYQSNHVVGTTYQSSFARTDAMSCQTVPVADNMCADDKLDAMDDDEILASIDVDRIVMEHYEATNTPRGLASRQMSTPSGNKCNFTGSDDNSLPQELSEICSHGYKLAFCPELNYHLQGMKDQLIAVSNKLLDGSGELNPQHSEELRQQRAHLNKQIQILGDYMARPTQDDERQRSHSMASTTAAEGHHPPMTPSTFVDNNRSQSQFYDMNAPWDGGSCYTPAPCTYMDSNIPLTSVQRDYTRRNIDISYTDGSGDKKWSSTDFPWTKELEVHNKRVFGNRSFRPNQREIINATMNGSDVFVLMPTGGGKSLTYQLPALIDEGITLVVCPLVSLIQDQIMHLSQANIPATYLSANLEWTEQQRILRDLMSPTSTCNYKLLYVTPEKIAKSDALLRQLEILYSRGYLSRIVIDEAHCVSQWGHDFRPDYQHLGLLKQKFPETPVLALTATATASVKEDVVQALGLANCVVFKQSFNRPNLRYIVMPKTKKCLEDIDCFIRENHPKECGIIYCLSRMDCEKVAEKLREYGHQASHYHGNMEPSDRAAVQRLWSMDKINIICATVAFGMGINKPDVRFVIHHSLPKSIEGYHQECGRAGRDGQRSSCVLYYNYSDYIRVKHMITQGSAEQVRSSSSSSHGQALATHKENLLCMVSYCENDVDCRRLLQLIHFGETFDPSHCSKTCDNCKKGLRWIEKDVTNIAKQLVELVLTTRQSCSSSHILEVYRGSLNQNVKKNHHDILPLHGAGKNLAKGEAARVLRHLVTEGILTEDVKKSDTYGSVSSVLKANQVKVGGLRSGKQIVLKFPTADKAPKMGKLDESSISQVNKTVQRQSEMDENFSSLLYETLRILRSQIAEGTAGCGVHHIFKNETLKEISTRIPRTKEELLEINGIGKVKLNKYGDRVLATIEEFLNQFPNGSKRSSSSGGSNEQNEAVKKRRGFPAIHTSGNGNDFEERTVQSKKHTGKTRNGKQGIPDAASVIQDVRYIDVDLDGCEEVDELCSSVQQPLASGRVLPKWTAGGNATTPNIFEEFKYTN; encoded by the exons ATGCAAGGAAGCAACAAGCTGAACTCTGGCTCCAGCTGCAATGACAAGCCTCCAAAAGTCAATTGGCCACATCATGCAAATGCTATACAAAGCTCCCTTAGCAAAGATGACTTTCTGAGTTCAAGCTTTCTGTTCTCTTTACCAACACAAAGGGCAAATCCAGAAGCGAACTGCAATACAATGCTTTCTTTAAG GTCCGCTGCTTGTAAAATTCAAGGCCCAGAACGCCTTCAAGTTCCATGGATCGAGAAG gCCTGGCGTTCTGTGTGTAACACCCAGGTGACCTGTAAGAATTATTTAAGACCTGGTTTATCTGCAAAGGTGAAAGATTGTGGCAGGGATTTTTCTCCTATTTATGCAACAAATTCTTCATATAATGCCAACAAATCGGATAATGTGCCGAAAAGTACAATTCCCTCTCAGGAAAGTCTGCATCACCGCACTGAAAGTGGTGTCCTGGAGCAAAATAACAGCCATCGGCTGGCAAGCACCTGTACAACGGTTTACCAGAGCAACCATGTGGTTGGAACAACATATCAGAGCAGTTTTGCCAGAACTGATGCTATGTCATGCCAGACTGTTCCTGTTGCTGATAACATGTGTGCTGATGATAAGTTAGATGCCATGGATGATGACGAGATTCTGGCG AGTATTGATGTGGACCGCATAGTTATGGAACATTATGAAGCAACAAATACACCCAGAGGGTTAGCATCCCGGCAAATGTCAACTCCATCAGGAAACAAGTGTAACTTCACAGGTTCAGATGATAATAGTTTACCACAAGAACTCTCTGAAATTTGTAGTCATGGTTACAAG CTAGCTTTTTGCCCAGAGCTGAATTATCATTTGCAAGGGATGAAGGATCAGTTGATTGCAGTATCCAATAAACTTCTTGATGGTTCTGGAGAACTCAATCCTCAACATTCTGAAGAGCTTCGTCAACAGCG TGCACATCTAAATAAACAGATCCAGATACTTGGGGATTATATGGCGAGGCCAACCCAAGACGATGAGCGGCAGAGATCACACTCTATGGCCTCCACAACAGCTGCAGAAGGGCATCACCCCCCTATGACCCCAAGCACTTTTGTGGACAATAATAGATCCCAATCTCAGTTTTATGATATGAATGCACCCTGGGACGGTGGTTCATGCTATACTCCTGCTCCATGTACCTACATGGATAGTAACATACCGTTAACATCAGTGCAGAGAGATTACACCCGTAGAAATATAGATATTAGCTACACCGACGGTTCTGGTGATAAGAAGTGGAGCAGCACAGATTTTCCATGGACCAAGGAACTTGAG GTCCACAACAAGAGAGTATTTGGAAACCGTTCTTTCCGCCCAAATCAGCGAGAAATAATTAATGCCACAATGAATGGTAGTGATGTTTTTGTTTTGATGCCAACTGGTGGTGGAAAAAGTTTGACCTACCAG CTTCCAGCTCTCATTGATGAGGGCATAACGCTAGTAGTTTGTCCTCTTGTTTCACTCATCCAGGACCAGATCATGCATTTATCACAG GCAAATATTCCTGCAACTTACCTCAGTGCCAACCTGGAATGGACAGAGCAGCAGAGAATATTAAGAGATCTAATGTCtcctacatctacatgcaactatAAGCTACTATATGTTACTCCAGAAAAAATAGCGAA GAGTGATGCTCTACTGAGACAATTGGAAATTTTATATTCACGAGGTTATCTTTCCAGAATTGTTATTGATGAAGCTCATTGTGTAAGCCAGTGGGGCCATGATTTCCGACCTGATTACCAG CATTTAGGTCTCTTAAAACAAAAGTTCCCAGAGACACCAGTCCTGGCCTTGACAGCAACAGCAACTGCGAGTGTTAAGGAAGATGTTGTGCAAGCTCTAGGCCTCGCAAACTGTGTTGTTTTCAAACAGAGTTTTAATCGTCCCAATCTGAG GTATATTGTGATGCCCAAGACAAAGAAATGTCTCGAGGATATAGATTGCTTTATCCGCGAAAATCATCCTAAAGAATGCGGCATCATATATTGCCTTTCAAGAATGGACTGTGAAAAAGTGGCCGAAAAACTGAGG GAATATGGGCACCAAGCATCACACTATCATGGTAACATGGAGCCTTCTGATAGAGCAGCTGTTCAGAGGCTATGGAGTATGGATAAGATAAACATAATCTGTGCTACAGTTGCATTTGGGATGG GTATCAATAAACCCGATGTCCGTTTTGTTATTCATCATTCCCTTCCTAAATCAATTGAAGGGTACCATCAG GAGTGTGGACGTGCTGGTAGAGATGGACAGCGCTCATCTTGTGTACTGTATTATAACTATTCTGACTAT ATTCGtgtcaaacacatgatcacacaaGGATCTGCAGAGCAAGTAAGATCAAGCTCTTCGTCCTCACATGGGCAAGCACTTGCAACACACAAGGAGAATCTCTTGTGCATG GTTAGTTACTGCGAAAATGATGTGGATTGCAGACGTTTACTACAACTGATCCACTTTGGAGAGACATTTGATCCATCACATTGTTCAAAAACATGTGATAATTGCAAGAAAGGATTGAGATGGATTGAGAAAGATGTGACCAATATTGCTAAGCAATTG GTTGAGCTGGTCTTGACGACAAGGCAGTCATGTTCGAGTTCTCACATTCTTGAAGTTTACAGGGGTTCCTTGAACCAAAAT GTCAAGAAGAACCATCATGATATTTTGCCTCTTCATGGGGCTGGGAAGAATCTAGCTAAAGGCGAGGCAGCAAGGGTACTGCGGCATCTAGTAACTGAGGGAATACTCACTGAGGATGTCAAAAAGAGTGATACGTATGGATCAGTATCATCTGTTTTAAAG GCGAATCAGGTTAAAGTTGGTGGTCTTCGCTCTGGCAAACAGATCGTCCTTAA GTTTCCCACTGCTGACAAAGCCCCGAAGATGGGGAAACTTGATGAATCATCAATCTCACAAGTCAATAAGACTGTTCAACGGCAGAGTGAAATGGATGAG AATTTTTCATCGCTGCTCTATGAAACTTTAAGAATCCTTAGGTCTCAGATAGCGGAGGGTACTGCAGGATGTGGTGTACACCACATATTTAA AAATGAAACACTGAAGGAAATTAGcactcggataccaaggacaaaagaaGAACTTTTGGAGATAAATGGCATCGGCAA GGTGAAGCTCAACAAGTACGGGGATCGTGTACTTGCAACCATAGAGGAGTTTCTCAACCAATTTCCAAACGGAAGCAagagaagcagcagcagcggcggcagtaACGAGCAAAATGAGGCCGTGAAGAAGCGAAGGGGCTTCCCCGCCATTCACACGTCTGGTAACGGCAATGACTTTGAAGAACGCACAGTTCAGTCCAAGAAACACACGGGAAAGACACGAAACGGCAAGCAGGGAATACCTGATGCTGCAAGCGTGATCCAAGACGTCCGCTACATAGATGTTGACTTGGACGGATGCGAGGAGGTGGATGAGCTGTGCAGCAGCGTCCAACAGCCTCTGGCCTCTGGTAGGGTTTTGCCCAAGTGGACAGCCGGTGGTAACGCCACCACACCTAATATATTTGAAGAATTTAAATACACCAACTAG